One Thioclava sp. ES.031 genomic window, ACGAGCGCGACCTGTTGCGCGGCTTGGCACTGCTGCGCTGGGGCGAGTTCGCCACCGCCCTTGCCGCCGCGATCGCGCTGCGGCTGGCATGGGTGGCGCGCAGCCTGTGAGGCTCAGACCTCTTCGACCTCGCTCACCCCGCGCAAGGAGCGCAGCGCGCCTTTCACCTGAGCATTGACCGGCGCCTCGCGCATCGCTGTGATCTGGTAGCGGCAGCCGCGCTCGGTGTCATAGACCATGAAGCTGATCGGACCGCGCGAATGGACCTTCCCTTCGCGGGCGACACGCTCGACGAGGCTCGCGACCGAGGCGACCGCGTCATTGTTGTCGATATGCACCAGAAGCCCGGACGACCCCGCATCGGCCGTCGCCTTGTCGACGGTCTGCGCGGCGTTGGCGACCATGCGCACCGACTCGCCATCGACCTCGACCTTCACGGTCAGCACCAGAAGGTTGCCGGTCTCGAGCACGTCGCGACAGGCTTCCAGCGCCTCCGACCAGAAGGCGACCTCATAGGGCCCGGACGCATCCGAAAGCGCCACGAAGGCGAAGCGATTGCCCTTGGCGGATTTCTTCTCGCGCACCGAGGCGACCTCGCCTGCGATCTTGGTCACGAAAGGACCGCCCACGGCCTTTTGCTGCACCTCTTCCCAGCTCAGCACCTTCTTGCGCTTGAGCGCGGGCAGGTAATCCTCGATCGGGTGGCCCGAGAGGTAGAAGCCGATGGCCTTGTGTTCCTCGGCCAGACGCTCGCCCGGCAGCCAGTCGTCGGTATCGGCCAGACGCGGCGGCGGCAGATCGTCGCCCGCCTCGCCGAACAGCGACACCTGCGCCGACTCGCGCGCCTCGATCACCGCGCCCGACCACGCCATCAGCGATTCCAGCGACTCGAAGACGCGCTTGCGGTTCGGGTCCAGAAGATCGAAGGCCCCGGCTCGCGCCAGCATCTCCAGCGGGCGCTTGCCCACGCGCTTCATGTCCACGCGCCGCGCGAAATCAAAGAGGTCCTTGAACGGCTCGTCGCCGCGCGCGGTCACGATCATCTGCATCGCATCCACGCCCACATTCTTCAGCGCGCCCAGCGCATAGACCAGCTTCTGATCGACCACGTCGAAGGTCGAAAGCGAGCGGTTCACGCAGGGCGGAATGATCTCGATCCCGAGCTTCTTCTGCACCTCGTCGGCATAGATCGCGAGCTTGTCGGTCAGATGAATATCGCAATTCATCACACCGCCCATGAACTCGACCGCGTGGTTCGCCTTCAGCCAGCCGGTATAATAGGACACCACCGCGTAGGCCGCCGCGTGGGATTTGTTGAAGCCGTAATTGGCGAATTTCTCCAGAAGGTCGAACACCTCGGAGGCCTTCTTCTTGTCGACCCCGTTCTTGGCGGCGCCCGCCTCGAATTTCGGGCGCTCGGCGTCCATCGCCTCCTTGATCTTCTTACCCATCGCGCGGCGAAGAAGGTCTGCGCCGCCAAGCGAGTAGCCCCCCATGACCTGCGCGATCTGCATCACCTGCTCCTGATAGACGATGATGCCCTGAGTCTCTTCGAGGATATGGTCGATGGTCGGGTGGACCGAGGTGATCTTCTTGAGCCCGTTCTTCACCTCGCAATAGGTCGGGATGTTCTCCATCGGGCCGGGACGATAGAGTGCCACGAGCGCGACGATATCCTCGATACAGGTGGGCTTCATCTGGCGCAGGGCCGATTTCATGCCCTCCGATTCCACCTGGAACACGGCGACCGTCTTCGCATCGGCGTAGAGCTTGTAGGTCTTCTCGTCATCCAGCGGGATCGCGTTGATATGGTTCTCCGCGCCCTCGGCAGGCTCGTAGAGCTGGTTGCCGGCGGCATCGACATGCAGTGGACGGCCCGATTTGAAGATCAGCTCCATCGCAGAGCGGATCACCGTCAGCGTCTTCAGGCCGAGGAAGTCGAACTTCACCAGCCCCGCCTGCTCGACCCATTTCATGTTGAACTGGGTCGCAGGCATGTCCGAGCGCGGATCCTGATAGAGCGGCACCAGCTCGTCGATCGGACGGTCGCCGATCACGACGCCCGCCGCGTGGGTCGAGGCGTTGCGCAGCAGACCTTCGATCGCTTTCGCATAATCGAGAAGCCGGGCGACCACCTCCTCGTTGCGGGCCGCTTCGCGCAGACGCGGCTCGTCGGCCAGCGCCTTCTCGATGCTGACGGGCTTCACGCCTTCGACCGGGATCAGCTTCGAGAGCTTGTCGACCTGCCCGTAGGACATCTGCAAGACCCGGCCAACGTCGCGCACGGCGGCCTTGGACAGAAGCGCGCCGAAGGTGATGATCTGGCCCACCTTCTCGCGCCCGTATTTGTTCTGAACGTATTGGATCACCTCCTCGCGGCGATCCATGCAGAAGTCGATGTCGAAGTCCGGCATCGAGACACGTTCGGGATTGAGGAAGCGTTCGAACAGCAGCGAATAGCGCAGCGGATCAAGGTCGGTGATGGTCAGCGCGTAAGCCACGAGCGAGCCCGCGCCCGAGCCCCGCCCCGGCCCGACCGGAATGTCGTGATCCTTGGCCCATTTGATGAAGTCCGCAACGATCAGGAAGTAGCCCGGGAACCCCATCTGCTCGATGATGTCGAGCTCGAATTGCAGGCGTTTCTCGTAATCCTCGACCGGTGCTGCATGCGGGATCACGTCAAGGCGGTTGCGCAACCCGTCCCAAGCCTGACGCCGCAGTTCCACCACCTCGTCATCGGCGAATTTCGGCAGGATCGGCGCGCGCTTGTAGGTCGAGAAAGCGCAGCGTTTCGCGATCTCGACGGTGTTCTCCACCGCTTCGGGCAGATCGGCGAAAAGCGCGACCATTTCGCCTTCGGATTTGAAATAGTGCTGCGGGGTCAGACGCCGGCGCGGTTCGATCTGATCGACATAGGCGCCTTCAGCGATACAGATCATCGCGTCATGGGCCTCGTAAATCGCGGGCTTAGGGAAATAGACGTCGTTCGTGGCGACCAGCGGCAGGCCCAGCTCATAGGCCCATTCGACGAAGGGCCGCTCGGTCGCGATCTCGGCCTCGGTCAGCGTGCCGCCCTCGCCCGGGTGGCGCTGCAACTCGACATAGAGGCGGTTCGGGTAGATCCCGGCCAGCTGTTGCAGCAGCGCCTTGGCGCGGTCCTTCGCGCCGTTCCGGATCAGCCGCCCGACCGGACCGTCGGGGCCGCCCGAAAGACAGATCAGCCCCTCGGAATACCGCTCCAGCTCTTCCAGCGTGACCTGAATCAGCGCCCCGTGCTTGTCGAGATAGAGGCACGAGTTCAGCTTCATCAGGTTCTCGTAACCGCGCTCGGTCTGGGCCAGCAGAACGATCGGTGCGGGCAGCCGCGGACGCTCGCCCGGCTTGGCCGGATCGAATTCCAGCGAGACCTGACAGCCGACGATCGGCTGCAACCCCGCCCCCGTCGCGGTCACGGAAAACTCGAGCGCCGCGAACATGTTGTTCGTGTCGGTCACGGCGACGGCGGGCATCTTCGCCGACTCGCACATCTTCACGAGTTTCTTGGCGGGCACGGCGCCTTCGAGCAGCGAATACTCGGTATGGACGCGCAGATGAATGAATCGGGGGCTGGTCATGCCACCAGATTTAGCGGGTAGCAGCGCCCCGCGCCAGCCTCTCGCCGCGTCCTCCCGACGCTTCGCGCTCGACCACACGGCGCAGCTTGGCGCCCAATTCTTGATCACCGGATCAAGTTTCAGGCAACGCACCGCCGCGAATCCCTTGCCAAAGCCTGTCTGCATCGGCTTTGCTGGGCCGGTCCCGTTCTACGCCGCATCGAGGGGGACCGCAGGGACGACTGGTAAGGCGGCGGATTTTTCGTATGGAGATCACGTTTCTTCTCAATGGAGAAACCCGGACGGTGGCACTTACCGATCCGACGCAATCTGTGCTCGATTGGCTGCGCGCCGAGGGGCTGACCGGCACCAAGGAGGGCTGCAATGAGGGCGATTGCGGAGCCTGCTCGGTCATCGTGACCGATGCGGAGGGCGCCAAACCGCTCAATGCCTGCCTGATGATGATGCCCCATCTTCACCGGCGCGCGCTGCGCACCGTCGAGGGCGTCGCCGGGCCGAAGGGCGAGTTGCACCCGGTCCAGCAGGCGATGGTCGATCATCACGGCTCGCAATGCGGCTTCTGTACGCCCGGTTTCATCGCCACGATGGCGGCGGGGCATCTGAACGGGCGCCGCGATCACGACGATCTGC contains:
- the dnaE gene encoding DNA polymerase III subunit alpha, with the translated sequence MTSPRFIHLRVHTEYSLLEGAVPAKKLVKMCESAKMPAVAVTDTNNMFAALEFSVTATGAGLQPIVGCQVSLEFDPAKPGERPRLPAPIVLLAQTERGYENLMKLNSCLYLDKHGALIQVTLEELERYSEGLICLSGGPDGPVGRLIRNGAKDRAKALLQQLAGIYPNRLYVELQRHPGEGGTLTEAEIATERPFVEWAYELGLPLVATNDVYFPKPAIYEAHDAMICIAEGAYVDQIEPRRRLTPQHYFKSEGEMVALFADLPEAVENTVEIAKRCAFSTYKRAPILPKFADDEVVELRRQAWDGLRNRLDVIPHAAPVEDYEKRLQFELDIIEQMGFPGYFLIVADFIKWAKDHDIPVGPGRGSGAGSLVAYALTITDLDPLRYSLLFERFLNPERVSMPDFDIDFCMDRREEVIQYVQNKYGREKVGQIITFGALLSKAAVRDVGRVLQMSYGQVDKLSKLIPVEGVKPVSIEKALADEPRLREAARNEEVVARLLDYAKAIEGLLRNASTHAAGVVIGDRPIDELVPLYQDPRSDMPATQFNMKWVEQAGLVKFDFLGLKTLTVIRSAMELIFKSGRPLHVDAAGNQLYEPAEGAENHINAIPLDDEKTYKLYADAKTVAVFQVESEGMKSALRQMKPTCIEDIVALVALYRPGPMENIPTYCEVKNGLKKITSVHPTIDHILEETQGIIVYQEQVMQIAQVMGGYSLGGADLLRRAMGKKIKEAMDAERPKFEAGAAKNGVDKKKASEVFDLLEKFANYGFNKSHAAAYAVVSYYTGWLKANHAVEFMGGVMNCDIHLTDKLAIYADEVQKKLGIEIIPPCVNRSLSTFDVVDQKLVYALGALKNVGVDAMQMIVTARGDEPFKDLFDFARRVDMKRVGKRPLEMLARAGAFDLLDPNRKRVFESLESLMAWSGAVIEARESAQVSLFGEAGDDLPPPRLADTDDWLPGERLAEEHKAIGFYLSGHPIEDYLPALKRKKVLSWEEVQQKAVGGPFVTKIAGEVASVREKKSAKGNRFAFVALSDASGPYEVAFWSEALEACRDVLETGNLLVLTVKVEVDGESVRMVANAAQTVDKATADAGSSGLLVHIDNNDAVASVASLVERVAREGKVHSRGPISFMVYDTERGCRYQITAMREAPVNAQVKGALRSLRGVSEVEEV